CTTCCAAGAGAACCCCTCCAGCACCATCCCCAAAGAGAACAGCTGTCGAACGATCTGACCAATCAACTGCTTTGGATAAGGTTTCAGCCCCGATAACAATCCCTTTTTTGAACTGTCCAGAACTTAAAAACTTTTCTGCAGTTGAGAGAGCGAATACAAAGCCACTGCAAGCTGCTGTCAGATCAAAGGCGAAAGCTCTATGCGCTCCGATATTTGCCTGAACTCGAGCTGCTGTGGAAGGCATCATCGAGTCTGGGGTAATCGTCGCTACAATGATAAAATCAATCTGATCCGCTGTTAAGCTCCCTTTAGCCAACAAGCTCTTAGCTACTTCTGTCGCCAAGTCACTTGTAGACTCTGTTTTTGAAATATGTCTCTGTTTAATTCCTGTCCGACTTGAAATCCACTCATCGCTTGTGTCCATGATTTGGGCTAAGTCATGATTAGTGACCACTTGCTCTGGAACATAATGAGCAACCTGGCTTATCTTTGCAAAAGCCATTATTTCAAATCCTCCAAAAATTGATAAAGGTTCGTTAAGCCTCTGCCCATGACTTCTTTTTCCTCAGGGCTCATGCCATCAATGATTTTTTCGACCATAGCCTTGTGGAATCGTTTATGAAGGCGGTGAACCAAACGACCTTTCTTTGTCAAATGCAGATAGACCAATCGACGGTCTTGGTCAGAACGAATACGCTCAATATAACCTTTTCTCTCCAGGTTATTCAAACTCGTCGTCACTGTCCCAAGAGTTACCATCAGTTCTTTTGAAACCTTACTTGGCGTTGCCTCCGGGAACTTCCCAATCACATCGATCGTGTGCATTTCTTTGATGGAGATGTCTTTGAATCGACTACCTCGTAAGCTAACCTCCTCAATCACAAGGACGTTATTAAAAATAGATGTTAGATAATCATTTACTTGTTGGTAGTCCAAATCGTTTCCCTCCCCCTCAAAAAACTTTTACAATCAAAACATTTGATAAAAGAAGTATAACAAACTTCAAAAAATTGTGCAAGTATTTTTTTACATTCCTGTAAATTTCGGTCTTCTTCTTTCAGAATGTGCTCGAACCCCTTCTTTAAAATCTTCAGTTAAAGATAACGATTCTTGTAGTTTCAATTCTAATTCAGCATAATTCTGCCAATCCTTGAATTGACTTTCCCAAACTAACTTTTTAATCGCTGCGTATGAGTTTGCTGAACCTCTTCTTAATTTTTTCAGAACTTGTTCTCTTGTTTTTTCTAATTTGTCAACTTCACAAACACGGTATACCACGCCCCATTCTAATGCTTTTTCAGCAGTTAAGGCTTCTCCTGTCATGGCAAGTTGTGCAGCTCGTGTTACCCCGATGCTACGACTCAAGAGATGAATCCCACCAGCGTCTGGCGCCAATCCAACTCCGACAAAGGCTTGAATAAATTTTGCCTTATCAGTCGCCAAACAAAAATCGACTGCTACTGCCATATTTGCTGCAGCACCAGCAACCGCTCCATCTACCTCCATCAAAACAGGTTTTGGAATTTGCTTGATTTTAAAAGAAATTGTATTGACTAATTCTGCAATCTTATTCAAAGAAGGGATATCATCTTCGTCTACTGCTCGTTTCATCTCAACCAAGTCTCCCCCAACTGAAAAAACCTTCCCATTAGCATTAATCAAGATGAACTGCACAGCTTGATCCTGCTCTGCTAGGGTCAAAGCTTCTAAAATCTCCTCACACATTGGGATATGGAAACCATTTGCCACTTCGGGACGATTCAAAGTAATGATAGCAAGATCATCTACGATCTGATATAAGATATGATTCATAGCTTCTCCTTTTCTTTTATAAGGTAATAAAATCGTTTTATTATCAAAGTATACCTTTTTTTGGATAAAGAGGCAAGGAAAAACTAAAGGAAAGTGTCTCAGCTGATTATTTTTCCATTCATTATGAATGTGAGAGAAATTTTACACATTTACTTTTAAACCGTTATCGCTTTTCAGAATAAGTTAGTGTTTTCTTCTATTATAATAGGAAGTTATTTTCTTCATTGAAAAATGCCCCTCTTTCTGCTATAATCGTATAAAATACTTACTTGAGGAGTCCTTATGAAGGTTGTAAAATTTGGTGGAAGCTCGCTTGCCTCTGCTGGTCAGTTAGAAAAAGTCTTAAACATCGTTAAAAGTGATAAAGAACGCCGTTTTGTAGTCGTTTCTGCACCCGGCAAACGCAATGCTGAAGATACTAAGGTAACCGATGCCTTGATCAAATACTATCGTGACTATGTGGCTGGTAATGACATCAGTGCTAGTCAAAGCTGGATCATTGACCGTTATGCCGCTATGGTTAGTGAACTAGGGTTAAAACCTGCTGTTTTAGAAAAAATCTCTAAAAGTATTCGGGCCTTGGCAACTCTTCCTATAGAGGACAATGAATTTCTCTATGATACCTTCCTAGCGGCTGGAGAAAATAACAATGCCAAATTGATTGCAGCCTACTTTAACCAAAACGGTATCGATGCACGCTATGTTCACCCAAGAGAAGCTGGAATTGTTGTCACAAGTGAACCTGGAAACGCACGTATCATTCCATCTAGTTATGACAAGATTGAAGCCTTGGCTGATAGCACCGAAGTCCTTGTCATCCCTGGTTTCTTTGGTGTGACTAAGGAAAATCAAATCTGTACTTTTTCACGTGGAGGTTCAGATATCACAGGTTCTATCATTGCAGCAGGTGTTAAGGCTGATCTCTATGAGAACTTTACAGACGTAGATGGTATCTTTGCTGCCCATCCTGGTATTATCCACCAACCTCACTCCATTCCTGAATTAACCTACCGTGAAATGCGTGAGTTGGCATATGCTGGATTTTCAGTTCTTCATGATGAAGCCCTTCTCCCTGCCTACCGCGGAAAAATTCCTCTTGTTATCAAGAATACCAACAACCCTGACCACCCAGGAACACGCATTGTTTTAGAACACAGTAGTGATAAATTCCCAGTAGTAGGGATTGCGGGTGACTCAGGATTCGTCAGCATCAACATGTCTAAATACCTCATGAACCGCGAAGTCGGATTTGGTCGCAAGGTTCTTCAAATCCTTGAGGACCTCAACATCGGTTGGGAACACATGCCTACAGGTATTGACGATCTTTCAATCATCCTCCGCTCCCGCGAATTGACTCCTATCAAAGAAGAAGAAATTCTACGTCAACTCGTTCAAAAGGCTGAAGTGGACCATGCTGAAATCGAACATGACCTTTCCATCATTATGATTGTTGGAGAAAAGATGAAGAGCCATATCGGGGTAACTGCTACTGCAACACGAGCTCTATCTGAAAACAAGATTAACATCCAGATGATGTCCCAAGGTTCAAGTGAAGTTTCCATCATGTTTGTTGTCAATAAAGAGCAAGAAAAAGCAGCTATCAAGGCTCTCTATCATGCCTTTTTCGGTGAAAGTAAGGAAGACTAATCATGGCCCAATCACTCAATCAAGTCATTGTCCTCCAAACCACTGGGACATCTTACCTCTCTATCTCTGGAAAAGTTGGAAAATTTTTAGTCGGGGATCAAGCCTTAGAGTTTTATCCTGATGTCAATGTCGAACAATATATCCAAATCCCTTGGTCCAGCATTCAGCAAATAGGAGCTAACGTAAGTGGTCGCAAGATCAGCCGCCACTTTGAAGTCTTCACTGATCAAGGAAAATTCCTTTTTGCTTCAAAAGACTCTGGAGCTATCCTCAAAATCGCTCGGGAAAAATTAGGAAACGACAAGGTTGTGAAACTTCCGACTCTACTCCAGACCATTGGACAAAAACTTAAAAATCTATTTGCAAAAAAGTAGAAACTTTAGTATAATCATAGCAACGGATAAGTAGGTTATCCTCTTCTTTCAGAAAGTCTGCGGGTGTTGCGAGCAGATAGGAGGGATAGGTGAAATTCTACCGTTGTTCACAATTAAATACAGAATCAAGTGCACACCTGTGAAGTTGGATGGAACCGTGGCCCTGCCACTCCAACACTTTGTCAGGTGTGCTTTTTTTCATAAAGGAGTTCTTATGTTAGATATTAAACGTATTCGTACAGATTTTGATGCTGTCGCTGAAAAATTAGCTACACGTGGTGTAGATGCTGCTATCTTAAATGAGATGAAAGAAATCGATGCTAAACGTCGTGACATCTTGGTCAAGGTTGAAACTCTAAAAGCAGAACGTAACACAGTTTCTGCTGAGATTGCCCAAGCTAAGCGCAACAAGGAAAATGCCGATGACAAGATTGCTGCGATGCAAACCCTATCTGCTGAAGTCAAAGCCTTGGATGCTGAATTGGCGGACATCGATGCTAAATTAACAGAATTTACCACTACTCTTCCAAACATCCCTGCTGACAGCGTTCCTGTTGGGGCTGACGAAGATGACAATGTGGAAGTTCGCCGTTGGGGTAGTCCACGCGAGTTTGACTTCGAGCCAAAAGCTCACTGGGATCTTGGTGAAGACTTGGGTATCCTTGACTGGGAACGCGGTGGTAAGGTAACAGGAGCTCGCTTCCTCTTCTATAAAGGACTCGGTGCTCGTTTGGAACGTGCTATCTACAACTTCATGTTGGATGAGCATGGTAAAGAGGGCTATACGGAAGTTATCACACCATACATTGTTAACCATGACTCAATGTTTGGTACTGGTCAATATCCAAAATTCAAGGAAGATACTTTTGAATTGAAAGACACTAATTATGTCCTCATTCCTACAGCTGAAGTTCCTCTAACAAACTACTACCGTGATGAAATTCTTGACGGTAAAGACCTACCAATCTACTTTACCGCTATGAGTCCATCTTTCCGTTCTGAGGCTGGTTCAGCTGGTCGTGATACACGTGGCTTGATTCGTCTGCACCAATTCCACAAGGTTGAAATGGTCAAATTTGCCAAACCAGAAGAATCTTACGAAGAATTGGAAAAGATGACAGCCAACGCTGAAAATATTCTTCAAAAACTCAACCTTCCATACCGTGTCGTTGCCCTCTCTACTGGGGACATGGGCTTCTCAGCTGCTAAGACTTACGACTTGGAAGTTTGGATTCCAGCACAAAATACCTACCGTGAAATCTCAAGCTGTTCAAATACAGAAGATTTCCAAGCCCGTCGTGCCCAAATCCGTTACCGTGATGAAGCCGATGGCAAGGTGAAACTCCTTCATACCTTGAACGGTTCTGGACTTGCAGTTGGACGTACGGTTGCTGCTATTCTTGAAAACTACCAAAATGAAGATGGTTCTGTAACCATTCCAGAAGCTCTTCGTCCATACATGGGTGGCGCTGAAGTTATCAAACCATAAAAATAAGGCCTAGCTATTTCTAGCTAGACCTTTTTTCGTAACCAAATCAGATAACCAACCAAGACAAAGAATAAAATAGTGAGGCAAATAACGGTTTCAGCCAATACCAGATAATCCAGAAATGGAAGTTTCAAGATTCCCTGAGCCATCTTGAGCGAAGTAGCTGTGATAATGGTTGGGAAGGTTAGGGCTGAGAAGGCTGGTTGAAATCCTTGTTTTAAAATATTGGGCAGGCGAGTTAAAACAAAGAAAAAGAAGGACTGAGATGCCAAAATCATGACGATCAAGAGCCAAGTCGGTAGGCTTGCTCCTCCAACTCGAACTAGGGAAGCCAAGAGTAGAGAAAAGGGAGCACAGTAGATTCCTTCCTGTCCAAGCAAGGCCACTGGGAGTGGATCTTTCTTTAAATCCCTATAAATAAGGGGATAGAGATAGAAGGTCAAGACAAAACCAAAACTCAAGGTCGCATAGGCAATCTCGATAATGCCTACCAGAGGATAGGTCAAGGCTGCTACTGCTATCCCCACATAGAGCACCGTCCAGCTTGGAGTCGCATTGACCTTCCGACCTGGACAGGCAAATTTGATGGTAAAAGTAGCAATCAAAGCCAAATCCAAGAGAAATGAAAACCACCAGATCCCTTGTGCTACTATAGGAAGAGCAGGGAATACGCGAAAGACATAGGTCGACAAAATCATCCCAGCCATGGGAAAGGTAGCCATCCCAGACAAAAGAGGGGGCTTGGTCAATTCTTTCCTGGTTTCTTCCCAATTAAAAAGATGAAGAATCAGAAAGAAAAGCCACAAAACTAATCCAGTCAGACTCAATAAATGCGACAGAACTGGCCAAGTATCTGCAATCAGATTTCCTGCACCTGCTAAACCTAATAAACAGCCAGAGAATACTAAGGGGAGCTTTTTCATCCGAGCCTCCAATAATCATGTTATTATTAGTATAGCATAAAAGCGCTTAAATGAGGACTTAAAAAACGAAGTTGGAAATTCAAACTTCGTTTTTATTCTACTATTTTTTAACTCGTTGCTAAGATATGGCGCAACTGAACAGCGCTTGGAGAAACAATCGGAAGAAAGGCTCCTTCATTCCAACGACGGATAAAACCAGATGTTGATTTGCTAAAGTAGCCTCTACCTCCACCAGCTTGTAACTCTAATAGCAGACTTTGAGCAACTATGTCCACAATGTCTATTCTTAACTGAAAGAGTTCACGCGGATTGGTAACGAAATAGGAACGATCAGACAATCCCTGATAAAGAGCTTGTCGAATAGCATCTAACTGCTCTACCCGATATTGCCATTCATCTGTTAATACACTTCGTTTCCCCAATTCTTTTTCTACTTCTGATAGAGAGCGTTCAGCTAAACCAAAAGCCAAACCAAATTGGTAACCTAAAAATGCTGGACGATTTTGAGTTAAAAATTCTTTAGCATTCTTAGATAGAATCCACTCTTCTTTTAAAGGAACCCGATTAAAGGTCAAAGCAGCCGTATTTCCTCCCTGAAGAGAAACGAATTCTAAGTCTTCCGAACGACTAAAAATCTCTGCATCTGATGGCACAGCCACCACATAACTTTTACTTGGATCATCAGCAAAACCTGCTACAAAAATGGTTAAGAATCGATTTCTACGGGCATTGGTTACCCATGGCAGTCGCCCTTTTAGATAAAATTGTCCATTTTCTTCGACGATATAAACATTCAGCTCTTCTAAATCAGATAAATACTTGACAGCATTAGACAGAGCAGTTGCACCTGCATATTCACCAGACAAGAGTTTTTCCAGATAGTTTTCTTTCAAATAGGAATTATCTGATTGGAGAATATTGTCAATTAGGGTACGTTGTCCCCAGGAAATAAAGGAGGCCGTCAAGGAATGTTGTGCAAGTTCTGCAAGGATATCAATGACATCTTGATCACTTCCGTCTGAACCGCCGAGAGATTCTGGAACACCTACCCGAAAAGCTCCTTCTGCTGCAATCCTTTCAATCAGTTGCTCTCCAGCCTCACAAGACTGTTTATCAATTTCATCAGCATGCTGGTCTAACCAGCTCAAAAACTCTTCGGAAAAAAATCCCATACTTTTCCCTCCTCTTAAGCATAAGGTTGTAATTCTGGGTTAATAGGCGTATTGGCTAGGTTGTTGGCATAGTTGCAAAGGCTGGCAAGACTAACACCGAGAACCACATCCAAGGCATTTTGTTGCGTGTAGCCAGCTTCCAAAAATTCACTAAGGGCTTCATCTCCTACACGCCCTTTGGTATTGATGACCGCCAAGGTAAACTTAGCTAGGGTGTCCAATTTAGGATCTGTTTCAATCGGAGTGCGGTTGCGGAGAGCTTGGAGAAGATCATCATTCATCTGGATTTGTTTGATTGAAAAGGCTGTGTGACCTGCGACGCAGAAAGCACAACCATTGGTTACGGCAGCTGTGATTTGTACTACTTCGCGTTCCACTGGTGTCAGGCTATTGCGGCGGTTGATAGCTCCGAAAGTTCGGTAGGCTTCAAGCGCGGTTGGGGCATTGGCCAAGAGACCGATTAGGTTGGGAATATAGCCGTTGTTGTCTTTTTGTACAGTTTCAAGAACTTCTTTTACTTCTGCTGGTGCTGATTCTACTGTGTGGATTGTAAATGTTGTCATAAGAAACCTCTTTTCATTTTATTGTCATTTAGTCTATCATAGAATTTTCCCCTTGGATAATATATATTTTCAATCGCCTTGATAAGAAATGTCTATGAAATGAAAAAAATCACACTAAAAGTGTGATTAGGTTAATGTTTAAAATACTTTTTAGTCTCAGCAATGACGACTGGCGACAAAACTAAGAGGGCAATCAAGTTAGGCAATGCCATCAAGGCATTGACGATATCTGCGATAATCCAGACCATGTCCAATTCGATAAATCCTCCCAACAAGACCATGACTACAAAGACTACACGGTAAAGCCAGATAAAGTGGACACCAAAGAGAAACTCAAAACAGCGCTCTCCGTAGTAGTTCCATCCGAGAATCGTCGTAAAGGCAAAGAGTACAAGGAAGATGGTCAAAAGAGCTGGTCCAAAGTGTGAAAAAACTGTTGAAAAGGCTGACTGGGTCAAGGCAACTCCATTCAAATCACCACTCCAAACCCCAGTTACCAAGATTGTTAGACCTGTCAGAGTACAGATAATCAAAGTATCAATAAAGGTTCCTGTCATGGAAATCAAGCCTTGCTCGACAGGCTCATTTGTCTTGGCCGCAGCCGCTGCAATGGGAGCAGAACCAAGACCAGATTCGTTAGAAAAGACTCCTCGCGCCACACCATTCTGGATAGCCATCCGAATGCTGGCACCTGCAAAACCGCCTACCGCAGCAGCTGGACTAAAGGCTGAAGTAAAAATCAGGGCAAGTGTGGCTGGGATTTTCTCGATATTAAAGAGAATAACTGTAAGAGTCCCTAAAATATAGACAATAGCCATAAAAGGAACCACTGCTGTCGAAACTTTTGATATGGATTTGAGGCCACCAAAGACAGCAATCCCTACAAAAATCGATAAAATCAGAGCTGTGATGGCTGGATCAATTTGAGCTGTATTTTGAATGGATTCTGTAATCGAATTGACTTGGGTAAAGGTACCAATCCCTAGAAGGGCAACCAATACACCAGCTAGGGCAAAGAAGATTGCAAGGGGACGCCACTTTTCTCCCATCCCCAAAAGAATGTAATGCATGGGTCCTCCAGCTACAGCTCCATTTGCATCCTTTGTGCGATATTTGATGGCCAACAAGCCTTCGGCATATTTGGTCGCCATCCCAAAGAAGGCCGCCATCCACATCCAAAAGAGTGCCCCTGGTCCCCCAACCTTAATGGCTGTTGCAACCCCGATGATATTTCCCGTACCAACGGTGGCGGCTAAAGCCGTACAGAGAGCAGCAAAGCTCGACACATCGCCATGCCCCTTATCCTTGGTAAAGATCAACTGAAAGGCCTTTGGGAGACGAGCCACCTGCAAAAGGCCTAGTCGGATTGTCAAATAGATACCCGTTCCGACCAATAAGATCAAGAGGGGAGGCCCCCAAACGAAAGCATCAAGCGCTTTTAGCAATTCTAACATATCCTTCTCCTATCTTTCAACCCCAAAAGAAAGAGCACATGCAAGATACATGTACTCTGGAATGCTTAGATAAATGCCAAAAAGCGGTCTATCCTAGCTCTGTCCTTTTACCTGAGAGTTTGAGCAGTTACCTGCCTTGCCCCTTCGGTGCCTTTACGGTCTCTCCAGAGTTCCGTCCATTTACAGTCATGGAAAACAAACCTTTCTCCACTTCTATTAAACTTCATTCGGTGTTGGTATTTTATTTTTTATTATTCTACAAGAAAAGTTAGCCTTTGTCAATATATTCTATGAAAATTTTTGACCTTTCATTCCCTTTTTCAGAAAGAGCGAATCCTTCTTCTCTCTATCCTTTAAAGGTCACAATGGTTGCGCCACTGCCTCCAGCATTCTGTGGAGCATAGCCGAAAGTCTTAACATGCTTGTTTCTTTGTAGGTATTTGGTGACTCCTTCACGGATGACACCTGTTCCGATACCATGGATGATGTCGACTTGCGCCATGTTATTGAGCAGGGCTTGGTCAATAAAGGCGTCCAGCTCATTCATGGCCTCTTCGTACCGTTTGCCACGAAGATCCAGTCTGGCTTGCGGACCACGATCAGAAGCACGTTTGACGACATTGACTTGTTTCTTCTTGACTGGGGCTTCTTGCTGGGCCTGAACAAGGTCAAATTCT
This Streptococcus oralis DNA region includes the following protein-coding sequences:
- a CDS encoding aspartate kinase, coding for MKVVKFGGSSLASAGQLEKVLNIVKSDKERRFVVVSAPGKRNAEDTKVTDALIKYYRDYVAGNDISASQSWIIDRYAAMVSELGLKPAVLEKISKSIRALATLPIEDNEFLYDTFLAAGENNNAKLIAAYFNQNGIDARYVHPREAGIVVTSEPGNARIIPSSYDKIEALADSTEVLVIPGFFGVTKENQICTFSRGGSDITGSIIAAGVKADLYENFTDVDGIFAAHPGIIHQPHSIPELTYREMRELAYAGFSVLHDEALLPAYRGKIPLVIKNTNNPDHPGTRIVLEHSSDKFPVVGIAGDSGFVSINMSKYLMNREVGFGRKVLQILEDLNIGWEHMPTGIDDLSIILRSRELTPIKEEEILRQLVQKAEVDHAEIEHDLSIIMIVGEKMKSHIGVTATATRALSENKINIQMMSQGSSEVSIMFVVNKEQEKAAIKALYHAFFGESKED
- a CDS encoding alanine/glycine:cation symporter family protein is translated as MLELLKALDAFVWGPPLLILLVGTGIYLTIRLGLLQVARLPKAFQLIFTKDKGHGDVSSFAALCTALAATVGTGNIIGVATAIKVGGPGALFWMWMAAFFGMATKYAEGLLAIKYRTKDANGAVAGGPMHYILLGMGEKWRPLAIFFALAGVLVALLGIGTFTQVNSITESIQNTAQIDPAITALILSIFVGIAVFGGLKSISKVSTAVVPFMAIVYILGTLTVILFNIEKIPATLALIFTSAFSPAAAVGGFAGASIRMAIQNGVARGVFSNESGLGSAPIAAAAAKTNEPVEQGLISMTGTFIDTLIICTLTGLTILVTGVWSGDLNGVALTQSAFSTVFSHFGPALLTIFLVLFAFTTILGWNYYGERCFEFLFGVHFIWLYRVVFVVMVLLGGFIELDMVWIIADIVNALMALPNLIALLVLSPVVIAETKKYFKH
- a CDS encoding enoyl-CoA hydratase; translation: MNHILYQIVDDLAIITLNRPEVANGFHIPMCEEILEALTLAEQDQAVQFILINANGKVFSVGGDLVEMKRAVDEDDIPSLNKIAELVNTISFKIKQIPKPVLMEVDGAVAGAAANMAVAVDFCLATDKAKFIQAFVGVGLAPDAGGIHLLSRSIGVTRAAQLAMTGEALTAEKALEWGVVYRVCEVDKLEKTREQVLKKLRRGSANSYAAIKKLVWESQFKDWQNYAELELKLQESLSLTEDFKEGVRAHSERRRPKFTGM
- the fabT gene encoding fatty acid biosynthesis transcriptional regulator FabT, encoding MDYQQVNDYLTSIFNNVLVIEEVSLRGSRFKDISIKEMHTIDVIGKFPEATPSKVSKELMVTLGTVTTSLNNLERKGYIERIRSDQDRRLVYLHLTKKGRLVHRLHKRFHKAMVEKIIDGMSPEEKEVMGRGLTNLYQFLEDLK
- a CDS encoding DUF956 family protein; translation: MAQSLNQVIVLQTTGTSYLSISGKVGKFLVGDQALEFYPDVNVEQYIQIPWSSIQQIGANVSGRKISRHFEVFTDQGKFLFASKDSGAILKIAREKLGNDKVVKLPTLLQTIGQKLKNLFAKK
- a CDS encoding beta-ketoacyl-ACP synthase III; this translates as MAFAKISQVAHYVPEQVVTNHDLAQIMDTSDEWISSRTGIKQRHISKTESTSDLATEVAKSLLAKGSLTADQIDFIIVATITPDSMMPSTAARVQANIGAHRAFAFDLTAACSGFVFALSTAEKFLSSGQFKKGIVIGAETLSKAVDWSDRSTAVLFGDGAGGVLLEASETRHFLVESLYTDGSRSECLTYGQTALASPFSDQEAVPAFLKMDGRAVFDFANRDVARSIKETIENGPIAASELDYLLLHQANIRILDKMAKKIGVDRDKLPANMMEYGNTSAASIPILLSECVENGMIRLDGSQTILLSGFGGGLTWGTLILTI
- a CDS encoding TDT family transporter, translating into MKKLPLVFSGCLLGLAGAGNLIADTWPVLSHLLSLTGLVLWLFFLILHLFNWEETRKELTKPPLLSGMATFPMAGMILSTYVFRVFPALPIVAQGIWWFSFLLDLALIATFTIKFACPGRKVNATPSWTVLYVGIAVAALTYPLVGIIEIAYATLSFGFVLTFYLYPLIYRDLKKDPLPVALLGQEGIYCAPFSLLLASLVRVGGASLPTWLLIVMILASQSFFFFVLTRLPNILKQGFQPAFSALTFPTIITATSLKMAQGILKLPFLDYLVLAETVICLTILFFVLVGYLIWLRKKV
- a CDS encoding carboxymuconolactone decarboxylase family protein — protein: MTTFTIHTVESAPAEVKEVLETVQKDNNGYIPNLIGLLANAPTALEAYRTFGAINRRNSLTPVEREVVQITAAVTNGCAFCVAGHTAFSIKQIQMNDDLLQALRNRTPIETDPKLDTLAKFTLAVINTKGRVGDEALSEFLEAGYTQQNALDVVLGVSLASLCNYANNLANTPINPELQPYA
- a CDS encoding acyl-CoA dehydrogenase family protein, producing MGFFSEEFLSWLDQHADEIDKQSCEAGEQLIERIAAEGAFRVGVPESLGGSDGSDQDVIDILAELAQHSLTASFISWGQRTLIDNILQSDNSYLKENYLEKLLSGEYAGATALSNAVKYLSDLEELNVYIVEENGQFYLKGRLPWVTNARRNRFLTIFVAGFADDPSKSYVVAVPSDAEIFSRSEDLEFVSLQGGNTAALTFNRVPLKEEWILSKNAKEFLTQNRPAFLGYQFGLAFGLAERSLSEVEKELGKRSVLTDEWQYRVEQLDAIRQALYQGLSDRSYFVTNPRELFQLRIDIVDIVAQSLLLELQAGGGRGYFSKSTSGFIRRWNEGAFLPIVSPSAVQLRHILATS
- the serS gene encoding serine--tRNA ligase, with product MLDIKRIRTDFDAVAEKLATRGVDAAILNEMKEIDAKRRDILVKVETLKAERNTVSAEIAQAKRNKENADDKIAAMQTLSAEVKALDAELADIDAKLTEFTTTLPNIPADSVPVGADEDDNVEVRRWGSPREFDFEPKAHWDLGEDLGILDWERGGKVTGARFLFYKGLGARLERAIYNFMLDEHGKEGYTEVITPYIVNHDSMFGTGQYPKFKEDTFELKDTNYVLIPTAEVPLTNYYRDEILDGKDLPIYFTAMSPSFRSEAGSAGRDTRGLIRLHQFHKVEMVKFAKPEESYEELEKMTANAENILQKLNLPYRVVALSTGDMGFSAAKTYDLEVWIPAQNTYREISSCSNTEDFQARRAQIRYRDEADGKVKLLHTLNGSGLAVGRTVAAILENYQNEDGSVTIPEALRPYMGGAEVIKP